One part of the Solanum dulcamara chromosome 8, daSolDulc1.2, whole genome shotgun sequence genome encodes these proteins:
- the LOC129899543 gene encoding stearoyl-[acyl-carrier-protein] 9-desaturase 6, chloroplastic-like, whose amino-acid sequence MQTTSFSQFNIPSIVRVSPPPTTTTLRLKTTSSRRLSPVFAGTTPPPSRHQVTHSMPPEKLGIFKSLESWVSKNILPLRKPVEKCWQPIEFLPDPSQGPNAFAEEVWALRQQALGLSDEYFVMLVGNMLTEDALPTYQTVINTWDGVRDETGSSPCPWAIWTRAWAAEENRHGDLLRTYLYLSGRVDMLMIEKTLQYSIGAGIDIGSENNPYMGFVYTSFQERATFLTHGNMARLAIEGGDPMLARICGTIAADEKRHENAYTKIIEKLLEVDPNTTMLAIAKMMKKRITMPLHLMYDGQDPNIFDHFSAISQKQGVYTSRDYAEILDFFITRWELEKLEGLTGEARRAQDFVCGLPCKIRRLENRPKKLESRRVQFSWIFNKQVSV is encoded by the exons ATGCAGACTACAAGTTTCTCCCAATTCAACATTCCATCGATTGTACGGGTGTCACCTCCCCCTACAACCACCACACTCCGTCTCAAAACCACCTCATCACGGAGGTTATCTCCGGTCTTCGCGGGCACAACTCCTCCACCATCACGCCACCAGGTTACTCACTCAATGCCACCAGAAAAATTGGGAATATTTAAATCTTTAGAATCTTGGGTTTCCAAAAACATCCTCCCACTTCGCAAGCCCGTAGAGAAATGTTGGCAGCCCATTGAGTTTCTCCCTGACCCATCTCAAGGGCCCAATGCATTCGCGGAAGAGGTTTGGGCACTAAGGCAGCAAGCTTTAGGGCTTTCGGACGAGTATTTTGTTATGCTTGTGGGTAATATGCTAACTGAGGATGCTTTGCCTACTTATCAGACCGTGATTAATACGTGGGATGGAGTACGCGATGAGACTGGATCCAGCCCATGTCCATGGGCAATTTGGACTCGGGCATGGGCAGCTGAGGAGAATCGACATGGCGATCTGCTACGGACTTATCTTTATCTTTCGGGAAGAGTTGATATGTTGATGATTGAGAAGACACTACAATACTCGATTGGAGCTGGAATT gacaTCGGATCAGAGAACAATCCATATATGGGCTTTGTGTACACATCATTTCAAGAGCGAGCCACATTTCTAACGCATGGTAATATGGCTAGGCTAGCTATAGAAGGTGGAGACCCCATGCTAGCGCGTATATGTGGAACTATTGCAGCAGATGAGAAGCGTCATGAGAATGCCTACACAAAAATTATAGAGAAGTTGCTAGAAGTGGACCCAAACACGACTATGCTAGCTATCGcgaaaatgatgaagaagagAATCACTATGCCACTGCACCTCATGTATGATGGTCaagatccaaatatatttgatcatttttctGCCATTTCCCAAAAGCAGGGAGTTTACACATCTCGTGATTATGCTGAAATATTAGATTTTTTCATAACAAGATGGGAATTGGAAAAGCTTGAAGGTTTGACAGGCGAGGCGAGACGTGCACAGGATTTTGTGTGCGGACTTCCATGTAAGATTAGGAGGTTGGAAAATCGACCTAAGAAATTAGAGTCACGTCGAGTGCAGTTTAGTTGGATTTTTAACAAGCAAGTGAGTGTTTAG
- the LOC129899550 gene encoding auxin efflux carrier component 6 has protein sequence MIGANDFYKVMCAMVPLYFAMVVAYGSVKWWKIFSPEQCSGINRFVAVFAVPVLSFHFISQNNPYQMDTKFILADTLSKILVLVLLSFWAICKGQLDWLITLFSVSTLPNTLVMGIPLLNAMYGDFIQSLMVQLVVLQCIIWYTLLLLLFEYRAATILIKNQFPGNVAAAITKFEIDNDVISLDGRSPLCTESEIDGNGRIHVRIRRSTSSAPESAFSSSIGITPRPSNLSNAEIFSVHTPLQDIPFGHGDLGVGFRAASPRLSGGYASSDAYSLQPTPRASNFNEMDTNTVTTTGNTPMWVMSPVAGKVFRQASPGKLCLNGERQGYRDDVGEKEISFRDISNLPVQEGGGADSSNTNIIKQEMPNALVMLRLIIVMVGRKLSRNPNTYSSILGLLWSLISFKWNVGMPSLVKYSIKIISDAGLGMAMFSLGLFMALQPRIIACGTKMAAIGMAIRFIGGPLVMSAASIAVGLKGVRLHTAIVQAALPQGIVPFVFAREYGLHPDILSTGVIFGMLVSLPVTLLYYILLGI, from the exons ATGATAGGTGCAAATGATTTTTACAAAGTAATGTGTGCAATGGTTCCATTATACTTTGCTATGGTGGTGGCATATGGTTCAGTGAAATGGTGGAAGATATTCTCACCGGAGCAATGCTCCGGTATCAACCGTTTCGTCGCCGTATTCGCAGTTCCGGTGCTATCCTTCCACTTCATCTCTCAAAACAATCCTTACCAAATGGACACGAAATTTATATTGGCTGATACTTTGTCAAAAATTTTGGTTCTTGTGTTGCTCTCATTTTGGGCCATTTGTAAAGGGCAGTTAGATTGGCTTATCACTCTTTTTTCTGTTTCAACTTTGCCTAACACTTTGGTTATGGGCATTCCTTTGCTTAATGCCATGTATGGTGATTTCATTCAAAGCCTCATGGTTCAACTTGTTGTCCTTCAATGCATTATATG GTATACTTTATTATTGCTCTTGTTTGAATATAGAGCTGCCACCATATTAATCAAGAATCAATTCCCTGGCAATGTTGCTGCAGCCATAACCAAATTCGAGATCGACAATGACGTCATCTCACTAGACGGCCGAAGCCCACTTTGTACGGAATCAGAAATCGACGGTAACGGACGTATCCACGTCCGTATCCGTCGATCCACCTCATCCGCGCCGGAATCCGCATTTTCATCCTCCATAGGAATCACACCTAGGCCATCAAATCTCTCCAATGCTGAGATTTTCTCCGTTCACACGCCTTTACAAGATATCCCTTTCGGGCACGGAGATCTGGGCGTCGGGTTTCGTGCAGCAAGTCCTCGCTTGTCTGGCGGATATGCATCATCTGACGCATACTCGCTGCAGCCAACGCCCAGGGCCTCGAATTTCAACGAAATGGACACGAATACTGTGACAACAACTGGGAATACCCCAATGTGGGTTATGTCCCCAGTAGCGGGTAAGGTGTTCAGGCAGGCGTCTCCAGGGAAATTATGTCTAAATGGAGAGAGACAAGGGTACAGAGATGATGTTGGAG AAAAGGAAATCAGCTTCAGAGATATATCAAATTTACCAGTGCAAGAAGGTGGAGGTGCAGATTCATCAAATACAAATATTATTAAACAAGAAATGCCAAATGCTTTAGTCATGCTAAGGCTCATTATCGTTATGGTTGGGAGAAAGCTTTCGCGTAATCCAAATACTTACTCCAGTATTTTAGGACTTCTATGGTCTCTCATCTCATTCAA ATGGAATGTGGGGATGCCAAGTTTGGTGAAATATTCCATTAAAATAATTTCAGATGCAGGTCTTGGGATGGCAATGTTCAGTTTAG GGTTGTTCATGGCACTTCAACCTCGAATAATTGCGTGTGGTACTAAGATGGCAGCAATAGGGATGGCCATAAGATTTATTGGTGGACCTCTAGTAATGTCAGCCGCTTCTATTGCCGTTGGCCTTAAAGGAGTTCGACTTCATACTGCAATTGTACAG GCAGCTCTTCCCCAAGGAATTGTTCCATTCGTCTTCGCTAGAGAATATGGGTTGCATCCTGACATACTAAGTACTGG GGTTATATTTGGGATGCTGGTTTCATTACCAGTAACCCTCCTTTATTATATCCTTTTGGggatatga